GAGCTCGCTGGTTTCCAGCACGAACCCCATGTTACTGGAGGTGGTAAAGCAGCTGTAGAGCATCCATCCTTCAAATGGGTCAATATAATACTTGGTAACTTAAAAAATGCGCTCAAAGGTACTTATCATGCAATTAATCGCAAGCATGTTCCGCGGTACCTGGCAGAATTTCAGTACAGATTCAATCGCCGATATGATCTGCCGTCCATGATTCACAGACTGATTTATGTTGCTCTTAGGACTCCACCCATGCCATCAACCATGCTTTCTATGGCTGAAGCAGAGTGGTAATCAGAAAAACTTTTAAATAACAAGAATGATAATATATGGCATCAGCCTGTTATTGCTAAATATTCATAAAGTTTTTGAGGGGACTTTAAGCACCTTTTACAAATAGTTCCCCAAGATGAAGAAATACACAAAAATTCATTATTTCGGTTTAAACATAGCCAACTTTAATGGATCTATTTCCAGGCACTTTGGCCCATCCCTGCTTTTTTACCGTATTTTTCAAGCTGCTCCTTATAGTAGTCAAGGTCTTTTTCTTCGGCCAGGCTGATCGCCTTTTTCCCATAGTTTATGGCATTTGAGTAATCTTCGGATGCAAAACAGCTTTCCGCAAGTGTGTCCCAAATATGAGGGGACTCTGGTTTTAATAAGACCGCTTTTTTTGCAAGTTCGACAGCTTTTACAGGGTTTCTTAAAGATGGTTTTTCAGATGTCGCATAAATCCATGCGAGCGAATTGAGAACCTCAGGGTTGTCCGGGTTTTTTTGATCTGCCTGTTCATAAAAAAAAGCCGATTTTTCAATATTTCCTTTCATGTAATATGAATCGGCCATTATCTGATCCATTTCATGCTGCTTTAATTCTCCCTTGCTGACATCTGTTAGAAATTTTCTAAAAAGCGTGTCCCTGAAATCTGATTTTTCGTAAATGCCTGTCGACATAATTACAATCAAAAGAATTGAAAAATAGGCTGCAAGTGACATAAAAACCTTTTTGTCCTGTGCTTTTATGACATTTGGAGAGCCTTCGCATTTGAGTACAAAATCTATTCTCTGCTTTATGCTGAAATGATGCCAGCTTGGTTTTTCAGGGTTCTGACGCGACAGCAAAACGATCCGGTAAAAGGCCCTTACCAGAGGCATTGGGCTTCCCATGATTCTTGCGGCAAAGGAATCAGCCTGTCTCTCAAAATTCCTCATGAAAAATCCAAAGACAAACCGTATGAAAGCTATGAAAAAAATTACGGATATGATTCCAGGAATGAAGGAAATGTATCTTGTTGCCATGGCATGTGGCTCGAGTGATGTCGTGAGAATACCTGAAAAGGCGAGTATTTCCTCAAGGCTCGGCGCAAGGATTATTGATGTAAAGGAAAAAGCCCCTATGACCACCATATAAAGTATCATATGTCTGTATTTTACATGGCCAATTTCATGTGCAACCACAGCGCCAAGTTCATCATCTGTCATACTTCTTATCAGGCCGGGTGTAATTAGCAGGTATCTGAATCTTGTAAAAACGCCCATTACTCCGGCGGTAATCGCGTTGCCTCCTTTAAGAGGCCATTCCAGAATCTTTCTGAATTTGATCCCTGTTTTCCTACATATGCCTTCAATTATTTCATGGCTTCTGTCTGCTTTTAATGGTCTGCATTTCCATGCGGTCATGATCAGAAAAGGTGCTGCAAATGACATTACTATAATAAGAAAGACAAAGAAAAAAAGTTCACCTTCAGTTGATGCGAGCCATTTTCTTAAATCGGGTAAAGGTAATACATTAATAATATCTGAAAAAATGGACAGAATAAGCCAAGGGAAAATTACAGGCACAGAAAACATCAATTGCGATTTTATATAGGCTAAAACGCCTTCGTTTTCAGAATAGATTCTTTTATACGCCTGGTATGATGCAGACCAGTGCGCTGAAATAAGGATGATAAAGAATGACAGAACAACGAGATTCTTGAATGTCTGTATGTCCGGGTGCTTACTAAAATCAGGAACATATTCGGAGATATTCAGCAAATAGATAAAGGCTCCGTAAATAATAAGTACGGCTATGGAGAAAAATCCTGATGCCCTTGTAAAATCATGGTCTGATTTTTCAATATTTTCATGATCCACTCTTTTACAAAGATTCCTGAAAAAGAAAAATTCGATAAGAAAGAAAAAAAACAATATCCCAAACGAAGGATAAAGAAGCCAAGTGGTGCTATTTTCACCAGGAATGGCGTTTTGCTCATATGCGCCGAATAGGAGTATTGCGGCAATGAAATATATGAAATTGGAGAACATTAAATAAATTCCGGTGTTGGTTGAATTGCTGTAAAAAAGGCCAATTGTAGGCCAATCATCGGTCGTGTTTGAGCGCCCTCTGCTCGTAACCCGACATTGATCCTGAATAACTCCGGCGGGTCGCTTTTTAAAAAAAGCTCCGCAAAAACTTTCCTGATATGGAATCAAGAACTGTCTGAAAATACAAAGATGCAGGATCAAGTTCGGCATGACGCTGAACCCCTTTCCTGACCTTTTGCGAGATCATCAAAAGTGAATATTTATGATTATTCAATAAATCCGCCCTTAAAGGCTTTGTCCTGGTCAGAAAATATTGCCATTGCGGTTTTCATCTTTCTGAAACCAAGTTTCAGATAAAAACCGTCCTTTCCTGGCGCTGCGTAAAGAAGTATTTTGTTATGTCCCCCAAGTTTTTTCATCAGGTGATCCAGCATCATTTTGCCTAGTCTATGACCTTGATATTCGGGCAGAATCGCCACGTCACATATTACTGCACAGTCAAATCCGTCTGATATTGCCCGGGCGGCTCCAATTATATTCTTCTGATCAAAAATAAAGCATTTGTGTTCGCTGTTTTTAAAAACAGCCTCAAGCTTCACAGGGTCGCGTGTGCCAAGCGGAGCCTTCTCATAGACGCCCGCAAGTATGGCCCAGTCAACTGATTCATGGGTTTCGATAAGTTTTATATTCATAGTGGTAATACTTTGAAATTTGACAGAGTCGCAAAAAGTCCGATTACTGTCATTCCTGCGCAGGCCGGAATCCAGATGTGGCTGAAATTACTTGATGCCAGATCAAGTCCGGCATGACTCCGATGCCTTTTTGGGGCTTTTTGCGAGTCCATCAAATTTAGAAAAGCAGAAATAGTCGATTCAGTCATTATGTGGATTCAATAGGCGTAATTTTGTTAAGGTCGCAAAAAGTCTAATTAGTAGGTCGGATTAGAGCGTTCTTTGCTCGTAATCCGACATTTATCAGCATGCCTCCTGCGGGTCGCTTTTTGAAAAAAGCTCCGCAAAAAATTTCAGATAATTAACCGGTGAAATCAGAATCTCCAGCCCACAAAGGCAGAATAATGGGAGCCCCCTGCTTCAAGGGTTCTTTCTCCGAAAGCAGTATTAATATCTGAGGATGCGTCAGTATATTTGTAATCAATGCCTATTGCCGCATTTTTTGCGAAAATAAAATACATTCCGCCTCCGAGCCAGAAACCATGGGCCCAGTCATCCTCTTCTGTCGAGCCAGAAACAGCTCCAGCGTTACTGTAAGTAGTTTCGATATCCCATTTGATTGCAGTATAGCCACCATTTATATAAACTCTGAAGAAATCTGCTTGTGGAGGCGAAAATTCTTTTCTAAGACCAAGCAGGAATTCGTCTGTCTGGCCCTCAATATTGATTCCCCTGCCTTCAGAAACAGACAGACTGTCATCGTTGCCTGTAAGATATCCCAATGTTATGCCAAATGGCAGATCAGCTTCGGTGAAGGAAAGCATGACTCCGAATTCCTGCCATGAATCCACAGGGGTCCAGTCGCTGTCCAGCTCTTTTTTCCCGAACATGAAATCCACTCCGCCCTTCCATTCAAGGGCAAATACAGGGCTGGAAATAAACAATGCTGCCGTTAAAATGCTTAATCCTATCAGTTTGTTTATGGTTTTCATTTTGAAAGCCTTTCATTTTTTTGAATTTGGTTGGCTGAGCTGACTTTTTTACGGATTTTCCCATTTCATTCAATTTATGTCAATGTTCATGAAACCGCAAAAACTCGAATTCTCGTCATTCCAGCGCAGACCGGAATCCAGAAGTAGCTGAAAATACTGGATGCCGGATCAAGTCAGGCATGACGCCGCCGCCTTTTTTTTGACTTTTTGCGAAGCCATCAATGTTCATGCCGCATATTCAAAAATATGTTCAAAATTAGCGCAGGGAATTACCCCGAGCCAAATTTTTTCATGAACCGTCTGTCTATATAATCCTTGAGTATAAAGGCTGCCTTGCCTTCAAATACACACCTTCCCTTTTTAAGGATTCCATTTCTGTTCCCAGTGTTAAGGATCATAAGATAGTCATTGTCTGTATAAAATGGTTGCAGAATATTATTGCCAAGGAAAGCAAGAATATTCTTTAGCAGGACTGACGCCTCTCTGACCGCGTAAACACCAGCCTTGTCAAGTGGTAGATCTTTGAAATGGATGCAGTCTCCGCCTCCGAAAATTTCAGGGTGGTTTATGGATTGAAGGAACCTGTTTACAGAAAGTCCTCCGTCAGGACCTGTTTCCATATTAGAGTTTTTAAAAACAGGGGAGGGGGCTACTCCTGTTGCAATGAAAATAAGATCCGGTTTTACGGTTTTACCGTTATCAAATCTTATCAAGCCTTGTTCAATATAAGTTGCAGAGAACTGCTCATTGATCCTGACATTCTTTTCCACCAGCGATTTTTTTACAAGGCTTGAAAAATATGAAGAAAATCTCGACATGAATCCGTCGCAGTAGAGATTGATTTCCGGGTGAATGAGATTCGCTTTTTTACATAGCGAATGAATGTTTCCGGCAATTTCTGCTCCGGCCGGGCCTCCTCCTATTATGGCCACTGATTTTTTTTTGTTTCTGCAAAGTTGAATCAGTCTGTTTCTGGCAATAAAGAGATTTTCAACAGGTTTTACGGTGAATATATCGGTAGAATTTGAAACTGTTGTTTTAAAGGAAACCATGCTTCCCGTGTTAAAAGAGACCATATCGTATTTCAGTCTGTTGCCTGACCTTAGAAAAAGAGTTTTTTCCATAGGGTCAACTTTTTCCACCGAGTCCCTTACGAAAGATCCTCCACCTGCCTCGGTCATTTTTTTTATATTGAAACTTATGTCTTCAGGTTCATAAATACCTCCAAGCATTCCAGGCCCCATGCCCGAATAATAATGAAATTCAGATGGGCTGACAAGGGTCACTTCATGACCACTTGAAGTGATCTCGCGCATGTGGGCCAGCGTGAGGAGATGGGCGTGTCCGCCTCCTGCAAGAATCAGTTTTTTTTTCAAATTTCACATTCCCAATCATCAAAGTTTTTGCGTAGCTTTTTTCAAGACAAGGTCGCAAAAGTCCGATTACCTTCATTCTGGAGCAGGCCGTAATCCATAAATATCTGAAAGTACTGGATGCCGTATCAAGTACGACATGACGCCACCGCCTTATTTTACTTCTTGTGAGTCCATCTTTCAAAAGCGACCCGCAGGTGACAGGTCAAGCCCCGCATATATGCCTTACAACCCGCCAGAGGCTTTTTTGAATTCAGCTTCGGAAACATAATAATCCCATTTTGCATTTACCCTGTTAGCGTCAGCCTTGGTAAGGGAAACCTGGGCATCCAGAAGATCTGTTATGGTAGCTGCGCCAGCCTCATATCTTTCCTTTGTTGATCTGTGACTTTCCTCGGCTTCCTTAACCATGCTTTCAGATGCCTGAAATGCCTCAAATGATTCCTTAAGTTTTGTATATGATTTCCAAACTTCCTGTCTTACGTTTTGAATAAGGCGGATCGCTTCCGCTTCTTCTTTTTTTAACTCAGCTTTTTTTCCTGCAAGATTATGTGTCTTGGCAAATCCTGTGAAAACAGGTATTTCAACACTTAATCCGGCAAGCCATGTTTTATCATTCGGTGTCCATGTATCATCCTCCCAGCCATAGCTTGCCTGGGCCTTGAGTTTTGGCCCGAATCCGGCCCTTGCCTCTTCGACGCCAAATTTTGCCGCTGATATTTTCTGCATGGCTGCTTTCAGCTCGGGCCTTTTTTCTTTTGCCTGAATAAAGGCTTGATCAAGGAGCTTTTTTTCAGGCATTTGTATTTCTGGTCCGGATGCCCGGATTTTTATGGGTCGTTCAACAGGCAGGCCCATCACAGTGTTAAGATCTCCTGATGCCATGGATATCAAGCTTTCTGTCTTTACAACACTCAGTTTGGCGTCTGCAACCCCAACCCTTGCACGCAAAACATCGGTACGGGACACAGCGCCAACTTCGTATCGTGATTCCGCGCTCTTGAGCTGGCTTTCATTTCTTTCAAGATTTTTAAGCGCAACTTCCCTTGCCTGGCTGGCAGCCATTAGACCGTAAAAAGATCTGTTAACTCCTGTTATTATTTCTTGCCTGATTTTTTCGGCCTCGTCAGACGCTGCTTCTTTTCTTGCGAGTGCTGAACCGAGCCTCGCGCTTCTTTCACCAAAATCATAAATGGTCAGCCTTGCGCTTATGGCGCTTGTCCAGTCGTTTTCTGGCCCGATTAAAGTCGAGTCTGATTTTATGGGAAGATTTCCTGGCAAAAATGCATGTCTCTGGAATCTTGAATATCCTGCTGAAGCTGATACTTCAGGGTAATAAGGAGCTTTGGCAATGCCAGCGTTTTCTTCGGCCATGCTCACTGTGGCTTCGGCAGACTGCCTCGCCGGGTTTTTTTCAAGGGCGATACTAACGCATTCATCAAGAGTCAGTTCGCTGTAGCCTGCTTCAGGGACTGAGGTTTTGTTTTCGCCCGGCTGATGTAATCCTTGTTTTTCAGTGATCGGGACTGAGTCCGGAGCTGAATATGAATCAATGGATGGTGGCTGGGGCGGTGCATTTAATGATGAACACCCTGAAAAAAAGATAGCACATACTGATATGATATAGAATAAATTTGACAAGGTCGCAAAAAGTCCGATTCCCTTCATTCCGGCGCAGGCCGGAATCCAGAACTTACTGAAAATACAGGATGCCGGATCAAGTCCTGCATGACGCCGATACCTCTTTTGGACTTTTTGCGAGTCCTTTAAATTTAAATATTTAATGATCTTTTTCATTTAAAGCCTCTTTATGAAACTGTTTTTTTGAATGCTTTTATCGAAGCAAAAAGCATGCTTGTTGCCATAAGACCAAGAGCGCAGAACTGCGGCCAGAGAATTTCAATGCCAATGCCTTTCAGAAAAATCCCCCTGACAATTATCAGGAAATACCTCAGAGGATTTAAAAGTGTTATCCACTGAACAATTTCCGGCATATTGGCTATGGGAAACATGAAGCCTGAAAGAAGAACAGCAGGGAAAAAAAAGAAGAAGGTACTCATCATGGCCTGCTGCTGGGTTTCGCTGACCGTTGAAATAAGAAGGCCAATACCGAGGGCTGTCATTATATAAAGAGTTGACCCTCCGAAAAGAAGGAACAGGCTGCCCCTTATTGGTATTTCAAACCAGAACGCACCAACCAGTGTTACTATGAGAACGTCTATGTATCCGATTATTGCAAAGGGAATGGTTTTTCCTATAATGAATTCATGGGTTTTTATAGGCGTGACCAGAATCTGCTCTATGGTTCCAACCTCTTTTTCCCTGACAACAGCCATGCTTGTCAGCATGAGAGTTATGAGCATGACCATTATGGCCATTACTCCTGGGACATAGAAGTTCCTGCTTTCAAGATTGTCATTGAACCATGCCCGCTTTTCAAGGCTTATACCTTCGTATTTTCCGGTAGTGCCCGTCATTTTTTTTGAAAACTCTGATGTTATTTTCATGCTGTAATCAGCTATTATCCTTGCGGAATTTGAATCAGTACCATCAAGCAGGAGCTGTACCTCTGATGTTCTTCCAGCCCTGATATCCTCGTCAAACCCTCTGTTTATCCTTATGACAGCGCGAACCTTTCCCTTGTCAAGAAGGTCTGAGGCAACAGAATCATTTTCAGGGAAAGCCGTAAAATCAAAATGCCCGGAACCTTTGAAGTCTGAAATATATTCCCTGCTTTTTACGCTGTTATCCAGATCAAGGAGGGCTGTTGAAACATGTTTGACATCAGTCGTAACAGCATAGCCAAAAACCATCATCTGAACCACAGGCACAACAAGGATTACCCTCGTCATTTTTGGGTCCCTGAAAACCTGGATAAACTCTTTTCTTAGCATTATTAAAATGCGTTCAAACATGATGATCCCTATAACACCTGTTGTGGCCGAGACGGTCGTTTCAGCGTAACTATTGATGTCCTCGCAAAAAGTCAAAAATGGGCGGTGTCGTCATGCCGGACTTGATCCGGCATCCAGTATTTTCAAATACTTCTGGATTCCGGCCTGCGCCGGAATGACGAGAATCGGACTTTTTGTGACCTTGTCAACTATTTATCCTAGTTTCTTTTTGAATTTTTTGTTTGCAACAACCATCACAATAATT
Above is a window of Desulforegula conservatrix Mb1Pa DNA encoding:
- a CDS encoding M48 family metallopeptidase, with the translated sequence MFSNFIYFIAAILLFGAYEQNAIPGENSTTWLLYPSFGILFFFFLIEFFFFRNLCKRVDHENIEKSDHDFTRASGFFSIAVLIIYGAFIYLLNISEYVPDFSKHPDIQTFKNLVVLSFFIILISAHWSASYQAYKRIYSENEGVLAYIKSQLMFSVPVIFPWLILSIFSDIINVLPLPDLRKWLASTEGELFFFVFLIIVMSFAAPFLIMTAWKCRPLKADRSHEIIEGICRKTGIKFRKILEWPLKGGNAITAGVMGVFTRFRYLLITPGLIRSMTDDELGAVVAHEIGHVKYRHMILYMVVIGAFSFTSIILAPSLEEILAFSGILTTSLEPHAMATRYISFIPGIISVIFFIAFIRFVFGFFMRNFERQADSFAARIMGSPMPLVRAFYRIVLLSRQNPEKPSWHHFSIKQRIDFVLKCEGSPNVIKAQDKKVFMSLAAYFSILLIVIMSTGIYEKSDFRDTLFRKFLTDVSKGELKQHEMDQIMADSYYMKGNIEKSAFFYEQADQKNPDNPEVLNSLAWIYATSEKPSLRNPVKAVELAKKAVLLKPESPHIWDTLAESCFASEDYSNAINYGKKAISLAEEKDLDYYKEQLEKYGKKAGMGQSAWK
- a CDS encoding NAD(P)/FAD-dependent oxidoreductase, with protein sequence MKKKLILAGGGHAHLLTLAHMREITSSGHEVTLVSPSEFHYYSGMGPGMLGGIYEPEDISFNIKKMTEAGGGSFVRDSVEKVDPMEKTLFLRSGNRLKYDMVSFNTGSMVSFKTTVSNSTDIFTVKPVENLFIARNRLIQLCRNKKKSVAIIGGGPAGAEIAGNIHSLCKKANLIHPEINLYCDGFMSRFSSYFSSLVKKSLVEKNVRINEQFSATYIEQGLIRFDNGKTVKPDLIFIATGVAPSPVFKNSNMETGPDGGLSVNRFLQSINHPEIFGGGDCIHFKDLPLDKAGVYAVREASVLLKNILAFLGNNILQPFYTDNDYLMILNTGNRNGILKKGRCVFEGKAAFILKDYIDRRFMKKFGSG
- a CDS encoding ABC transporter permease, translated to MFERILIMLRKEFIQVFRDPKMTRVILVVPVVQMMVFGYAVTTDVKHVSTALLDLDNSVKSREYISDFKGSGHFDFTAFPENDSVASDLLDKGKVRAVIRINRGFDEDIRAGRTSEVQLLLDGTDSNSARIIADYSMKITSEFSKKMTGTTGKYEGISLEKRAWFNDNLESRNFYVPGVMAIMVMLITLMLTSMAVVREKEVGTIEQILVTPIKTHEFIIGKTIPFAIIGYIDVLIVTLVGAFWFEIPIRGSLFLLFGGSTLYIMTALGIGLLISTVSETQQQAMMSTFFFFFPAVLLSGFMFPIANMPEIVQWITLLNPLRYFLIIVRGIFLKGIGIEILWPQFCALGLMATSMLFASIKAFKKTVS
- a CDS encoding outer membrane protein, whose product is MKTINKLIGLSILTAALFISSPVFALEWKGGVDFMFGKKELDSDWTPVDSWQEFGVMLSFTEADLPFGITLGYLTGNDDSLSVSEGRGINIEGQTDEFLLGLRKEFSPPQADFFRVYINGGYTAIKWDIETTYSNAGAVSGSTEEDDWAHGFWLGGGMYFIFAKNAAIGIDYKYTDASSDINTAFGERTLEAGGSHYSAFVGWRF
- a CDS encoding GNAT family N-acetyltransferase; the protein is MNIKLIETHESVDWAILAGVYEKAPLGTRDPVKLEAVFKNSEHKCFIFDQKNIIGAARAISDGFDCAVICDVAILPEYQGHRLGKMMLDHLMKKLGGHNKILLYAAPGKDGFYLKLGFRKMKTAMAIFSDQDKAFKGGFIE
- a CDS encoding transposase: ELAGFQHEPHVTGGGKAAVEHPSFKWVNIILGNLKNALKGTYHAINRKHVPRYLAEFQYRFNRRYDLPSMIHRLIYVALRTPPMPSTMLSMAEAEW
- a CDS encoding TolC family protein, producing MKKIIKYLNLKDSQKVQKRYRRHAGLDPASCIFSKFWIPACAGMKGIGLFATLSNLFYIISVCAIFFSGCSSLNAPPQPPSIDSYSAPDSVPITEKQGLHQPGENKTSVPEAGYSELTLDECVSIALEKNPARQSAEATVSMAEENAGIAKAPYYPEVSASAGYSRFQRHAFLPGNLPIKSDSTLIGPENDWTSAISARLTIYDFGERSARLGSALARKEAASDEAEKIRQEIITGVNRSFYGLMAASQAREVALKNLERNESQLKSAESRYEVGAVSRTDVLRARVGVADAKLSVVKTESLISMASGDLNTVMGLPVERPIKIRASGPEIQMPEKKLLDQAFIQAKEKRPELKAAMQKISAAKFGVEEARAGFGPKLKAQASYGWEDDTWTPNDKTWLAGLSVEIPVFTGFAKTHNLAGKKAELKKEEAEAIRLIQNVRQEVWKSYTKLKESFEAFQASESMVKEAEESHRSTKERYEAGAATITDLLDAQVSLTKADANRVNAKWDYYVSEAEFKKASGGL